A window of Rhododendron vialii isolate Sample 1 chromosome 11a, ASM3025357v1 genomic DNA:
AGTCCACACCACACACGACCACTGAAGAAAAATCATTGACTGCAAAGAATACCTTCATTCCTTTGAACTTTTCAAGATCCAACAGGAAATCTACGcgactaaattaaaaaatttgtacCTTTACAACTTCCTGGTGCTTCTTTAGCTTCTCCAGGTATGTCTTTTcttagtttctctctcttggttAGTACCCATTTCCACAATCTGATTTTGAACCTCTAATACTAATTACCAATCTTTGGGCTCCATGAGAGGATATGAGATTAGAAGTGGAGTGATCATTCATATGACTCTGTGAATTGATTTAGCTAATAGTATTGCTCTTAAGGAGTTCTAGGGTTTCTAATTTCTATGTTTGTGGTTTGATTAGGCCAATTTGGGGGGGGCGGGGTGGTCTTTCATCAGTGATCACTTTACCTTCCTTCTTTGCCATTCTGGGTATTTCCTTTCTTTAGAACAAAATGGGGGCCTGAACTTGCGATCTGGGTTGTTTGATTACAGTGTAGAAGACGATTTGGTCGAAGTAGAAGGATTTAAAATCGTTTTTTGATGTATTACActgctctctctcactctctctgtgGTTGGTTTGAATTGTGAAGGCAATGCACGGAACAAACTCACACTATTACTTTGTAATTTGTCCAAAGGGTATGTAGTCTGAAATGACAAGACAGACATTTCCttcttggatttggattttgcaCACTTTGTCTTTGtaaaatatgtttttcttttggggGCGTTTAGTTGGACTGAGATACGTTTTGCTTATAATCATTAGTTATTAGCTTAATTCTATAAATTTGCCGAACCAATTCAATTGATCAGAGTAATGCCCGGCTTAGGGTGGCTAAAATTTACAAATATTGAGTGGTGGCATCGGGTAAAATATGTTTTATGGGTTTGTCTGCTTATAATCATTAGTTATTAGCTTATTCTATAAATCTGCCGAACCAATTGAATTGGTCCATGTAATGCCCGGCTAAAGGCGACTAAAATTTACAAATATTgaatacactttttttttttgggtcaacaTGAATCCATTTCTTACAGCTGTCTTTGAATTGgtattcattattttttgtgaGGAGTTGACTGGAGTATTTTCAAGAACTTAAAACTGTGACCAGGATATGTTTTCACTGTGACCAGGATATGTTTCCGAGGTATATTTTTTTACGTATATATTGTGGATAGATAGTTGGAAACTTGTTTTTACCATACATTAGGTTCACAACAGAGCTTGTAACTCAAGCTCACACTTATTCTTCACCCGAGAGAAAAGACCCTTCATTTTAAGTTTCCTTGCGTCGAGCTCCCCATTGTGGTGAGATGATGACATTTAATCTTGTAAATACTTGATAACCAAGTTTGTAATCGTTCAAGTGGCGGTGTATCTCCTTTAATTTAAATATAGTACTGTTCAGTTGTACATATTGATTTCCAGGAGCAGTAGAAGTTGAATTAACTAGTTCAATTTTTGTCAGAATTTGAAGCACAGAACAATTTTCCACCATATTGAACCTTTCCTGCTTGCAGTTTAtgaaattttggtttggtttggtttggtctgTGATGCTTTTGTGTACAGGTTAAGTGACTCGTACTGAAACTGGAAGAAGATCAAGATTCGACTACTCCCAAATTACAATCATGGTCAAGCACTCTCCTGGTAGAAACTACAGGTCCAAAGGAGTCAGGGTCAAGCATGTTCTTCAAATTTGTGTGCTGCTTGCTATTTGCTTTTGGTTAATCTACCAAGTCAAGCATTCACATGATAAGAAGAAAGAGTTCGATGAAGATGATGCAAGGATGTCAGTGAAAACACACGCTTCAGATGAAGTTTTCAAATTTGGAAGAAAGGATCTCCAACCTCTATTGAATGAAGAAACTTTGAAAAATGGGAAGGTTGATGAAGaactagaagaagaagaaactgtaGCAGAAGGGAACAAGAACGAAGAGGAAGAGCAAGAAGAAGATAACAAGAATGAAGAGAAAGAGGATGAGGCCAAAGGTGGAGATGACGAGGGAGATGAAGGTGACGAAGAGAAATCTGAGACGGAGGTCGAGCTTGAGGATTTTTTTGTAGAtggagagaaggagagagaagaagttGATGAGAACGAAGCTGAAGAAATGGATTCAGAAGATATAGAGGGGGGTCGAAAAGGGAACATGAGCTCTTTTCAGGAGCACGAACGTGATGGAGGTAGTAGTAGGAATACTCACGAGGCCCGAGAAGAAAATTACAGGGCTGATGATGCTTCAAGTGCAGTGACTCATGAAACTGAACCTGAAACAGGTATGGACAACTCAAAAGAGAATACTGAGACGAAAGTTGTAGAAGAGGTAAGTGAAAAATCTAATACCACTACCGGCGTGAAGTCTGAGAAAGGTGAAACGGGTGAAAATTTAGCAAATGTGACTGTGAAAGAAGATAGGGGGTC
This region includes:
- the LOC131307811 gene encoding uncharacterized protein LOC131307811; amino-acid sequence: MVKHSPGRNYRSKGVRVKHVLQICVLLAICFWLIYQVKHSHDKKKEFDEDDARMSVKTHASDEVFKFGRKDLQPLLNEETLKNGKVDEELEEEETVAEGNKNEEEEQEEDNKNEEKEDEAKGGDDEGDEGDEEKSETEVELEDFFVDGEKEREEVDENEAEEMDSEDIEGGRKGNMSSFQEHERDGGSSRNTHEAREENYRADDASSAVTHETEPETGMDNSKENTETKVVEEVSEKSNTTTGVKSEKGETGENLANVTVKEDRGSETGLDKLEVTSLLNSTVTAQSSNLLEVSNNSTDGSLLQNGTEMKPDVTEPQNATIALVKENDSDTASNNDQSNSNLVISGNTGNPDAVVAGEFPNSSTTTTSDTALSEKVVTSNSSVEVEGQSGLSTTEENADTMQIEKSETSNGTNKSRDSSESGNADAVQHDPIDSTDSSAASDEKDVRSGGTLQEIRAEGTENGDAAAQ